The following coding sequences are from one Epilithonimonas vandammei window:
- a CDS encoding transporter, with translation MKYFILFIISLFTFIPIKSKNITDSLYVPRYESTFFTSSKSQTFFCDACGCAAGNGSSGFESLLNPQFIGIKYFAQHYQAKENLFVEDLTQDQYFNTVQLWGKIPVTRKLSIYGSIPFQFHSKKTLQGDISISGIGDASIMGIYELVKSKNSFHQINAGLGVKIPLGKFDEKGITGVNPSFQLGTGSWDYQLAMNYKFQKDRFAMLINTDYTIKTENKKHYQFGDQWNYSATAFYRLWNSTQSVLSGKIGLQGEVFDWNRQFSEVMPKTAGSALYGKAGFEVSLNKLSLGTELMLPAYTNLAGGDVEAKSRFSLFVNFGL, from the coding sequence ATGAAATACTTTATATTATTCATCATTTCCTTGTTCACTTTTATCCCCATAAAATCAAAAAATATCACGGACAGTCTGTATGTGCCACGCTACGAATCCACATTCTTTACCTCTTCTAAGAGTCAGACCTTTTTTTGTGACGCTTGCGGATGTGCTGCAGGAAACGGGTCGTCAGGATTCGAATCTTTACTGAATCCGCAATTTATCGGGATCAAATATTTTGCGCAGCATTATCAAGCCAAAGAAAATCTTTTTGTAGAGGATCTCACCCAGGATCAGTACTTCAATACCGTTCAGCTTTGGGGGAAAATTCCGGTTACCAGAAAACTTAGCATCTACGGAAGTATTCCGTTTCAGTTTCATAGCAAAAAAACACTTCAGGGCGACATCAGCATTAGTGGAATAGGGGATGCCAGTATTATGGGCATCTATGAATTGGTAAAATCTAAAAACTCGTTTCACCAGATTAACGCAGGATTGGGCGTTAAGATTCCACTCGGAAAATTTGACGAAAAAGGAATTACAGGAGTCAATCCGAGTTTTCAGCTGGGAACAGGAAGTTGGGATTATCAGCTTGCAATGAACTATAAATTTCAGAAAGACCGTTTTGCAATGCTCATCAATACAGATTATACCATCAAAACTGAAAATAAAAAGCATTATCAGTTCGGAGATCAGTGGAACTACTCTGCTACAGCATTTTACAGACTTTGGAACAGCACGCAAAGTGTTTTGTCTGGCAAGATCGGTTTGCAGGGCGAGGTGTTCGACTGGAACCGCCAGTTCAGTGAGGTGATGCCAAAAACAGCAGGAAGCGCCCTGTATGGAAAAGCTGGTTTTGAAGTATCTTTGAATAAGTTAAGCCTCGGAACGGAACTGATGTTGCCAGCTTATACCAATCTGGCCGGTGGTGATGTTGAAGCCAAATCCAGATTCAGTTTGTTTGTTAATTTTGGTTTATAA
- a CDS encoding tRNA methyl transferase PRC-barrel domain-containing protein, translating to MMKKGQIVEIPAESEIYRAEAPAFHSKRAELVSKSARRQYSLFDGFLVGEHDGADRFRLGQRKGINVGGKKEPLYVIGIDEGDNRIFVGAGSEHPGLLTQVVRLGHQTDSFDDFSGSEDALQHGVQISFVPAAGDGEIAARLYKFDGDYFLEFDRLVPITIAENPFVVRIK from the coding sequence ATGATGAAGAAAGGACAGATAGTGGAAATTCCTGCGGAATCAGAAATCTACCGAGCAGAAGCTCCGGCATTCCATTCCAAACGGGCTGAGTTGGTCTCGAAATCCGCAAGGAGACAATATTCATTGTTTGATGGTTTTTTGGTAGGTGAGCACGATGGTGCAGACCGTTTCAGACTGGGGCAGAGGAAAGGAATCAATGTGGGCGGAAAAAAAGAACCCTTGTATGTGATTGGGATCGATGAAGGGGATAACAGGATTTTTGTAGGGGCAGGCAGTGAGCATCCGGGCTTGCTGACGCAGGTCGTTCGCTTGGGGCATCAGACAGATAGCTTTGATGACTTCAGCGGTTCGGAGGATGCGTTGCAACACGGGGTGCAGATATCATTTGTACCTGCAGCGGGTGACGGGGAGATTGCCGCCAGGCTTTACAAGTTCGATGGTGATTATTTTCTCGAATTCGACCGTTTGGTTCCGATCACTATAGCCGAAAATCCTTTTGTTGTTCGTATAAAATAA
- a CDS encoding T9SS type A sorting domain-containing protein: MSKNNRLTVYPNPVKNGELFISGIRNNEAVQIYNANGQLVQTVNATANEKINVRKLSKGVYFVKTKTGSSKIIVD, from the coding sequence ATGTCTAAAAATAACAGACTTACGGTTTATCCTAATCCTGTGAAGAATGGCGAATTGTTCATCAGTGGTATCAGGAACAATGAAGCGGTACAGATTTATAATGCAAACGGGCAGTTGGTGCAGACGGTTAATGCTACTGCCAATGAAAAAATAAATGTAAGAAAGCTGTCTAAAGGTGTTTATTTTGTAAAGACCAAGACAGGAAGCAGTAAAATCATAGTGGACTAA
- a CDS encoding YHS domain-containing protein has product MKINLIISLLLVSILSCAQETPKVKHVSKRKPKTDLRGVKVINADDPVCHMKTAEFVKDTAVYKRKIYGFCSDYCKAEFKKNPVKYAVK; this is encoded by the coding sequence ATGAAAATCAATTTAATCATATCCTTGCTTTTGGTATCCATATTGTCCTGTGCACAGGAAACACCCAAAGTGAAGCATGTTTCTAAAAGGAAGCCTAAAACAGACCTGAGAGGCGTGAAAGTCATTAATGCAGACGATCCGGTCTGTCACATGAAAACTGCGGAATTTGTTAAAGATACAGCAGTTTATAAAAGAAAGATTTATGGCTTTTGCAGTGACTATTGTAAAGCCGAATTTAAAAAGAATCCGGTAAAGTACGCTGTAAAATGA
- a CDS encoding SCO family protein, which produces MKPKKKSLSKSKLIAPIIVIAVLFLVIGIGTSYFRKSLYTVMKVPDFQLTDQNGQMISNKDMLGKVYLVEFFYSHCPTICPVMNSNMKYIMTEINRPDFGIVSISIDPTHDTPEVLKNHARMIGATSQNWHFVSGDRDYIGNLADQFDIYVGDKEDQSESLNHSGMIALVDQDGNLRCRFDENNMPVLYYSGLNYDDPEGTKTSLRGKYHPDREKLIEDIKKLLQ; this is translated from the coding sequence ATGAAGCCTAAGAAAAAGTCTCTCAGCAAAAGCAAGCTCATAGCACCAATCATTGTCATTGCGGTATTATTTTTGGTGATAGGAATCGGAACCAGTTATTTCCGTAAAAGCCTTTATACGGTAATGAAGGTGCCGGATTTTCAACTGACAGATCAGAACGGACAAATGATTTCCAATAAAGATATGCTGGGCAAAGTTTACCTGGTTGAATTTTTCTACAGCCACTGTCCTACGATTTGTCCCGTAATGAATTCCAATATGAAATACATTATGACAGAGATCAACCGTCCGGATTTTGGAATCGTATCCATCAGTATAGATCCTACTCATGATACGCCAGAGGTGCTTAAAAATCACGCCAGAATGATCGGTGCAACATCCCAAAACTGGCATTTTGTATCTGGAGACCGGGATTATATAGGGAATCTGGCAGATCAGTTTGATATCTACGTTGGCGATAAAGAAGATCAGAGCGAGAGTCTGAACCACAGCGGTATGATTGCACTGGTAGATCAAGACGGTAATCTGCGTTGCAGGTTTGATGAAAATAATATGCCGGTTCTGTACTATTCGGGGCTTAACTATGACGATCCCGAAGGCACCAAAACCAGTCTGCGGGGCAAGTATCATCCGGACAGGGAAAAACTGATAGAAGATATTAAAAAACTGTTGCAGTAA
- a CDS encoding superoxide dismutase gives MKVLKIAAASFFMAAQLVTAQFKQTALPYAYNALEGSIDAQTMEIHYTKHAAGYASNLNKAVAGTPLEKESLEKILSHISKESPAVRNNAGGHYNHELFWTILTPEKNTMPSAKLAKAINDHFGSLDALKEKLSKAGADRFGSGWAWLVVTADKKLAVTSSPNQDNPLMDVSEIKGTPVLGIDVWEHAYYLKYQNKRADYLNAFWNVVNWKEVSRRYEQAVK, from the coding sequence ATGAAAGTATTAAAAATAGCAGCAGCCAGCTTTTTCATGGCTGCACAGCTGGTGACGGCACAGTTTAAGCAGACAGCGCTTCCTTACGCATACAATGCACTGGAAGGATCTATAGATGCGCAGACGATGGAAATCCATTACACCAAACATGCGGCAGGATACGCAAGTAACCTGAACAAAGCCGTTGCAGGAACACCGCTGGAAAAAGAGAGCCTGGAAAAAATACTTTCCCACATCTCCAAAGAGAGCCCGGCAGTACGAAATAATGCGGGTGGCCATTATAACCACGAGCTGTTCTGGACCATCCTCACACCTGAGAAAAATACAATGCCTTCCGCAAAACTGGCTAAAGCGATCAATGATCACTTTGGAAGCCTGGATGCACTGAAGGAAAAACTGAGCAAAGCTGGCGCTGACCGTTTTGGATCCGGCTGGGCTTGGTTAGTGGTTACGGCAGATAAGAAGCTGGCAGTGACATCTTCCCCGAATCAGGATAATCCGCTAATGGATGTGTCGGAGATAAAAGGCACGCCTGTCTTAGGAATAGATGTATGGGAACATGCCTACTACCTAAAATATCAGAATAAAAGAGCAGACTATCTGAACGCCTTCTGGAACGTTGTAAACTGGAAAGAAGTGAGCCGCCGGTATGAGCAGGCTGTTAAATAA
- a CDS encoding IS1182 family transposase has product MNFKHYNQNQLVLFPYSFEDLIPENHPVRIVNDILEKVNIDPLLKAYSKEGNPSYHPVMMLKVMVFAYMNNIYSSRKIEKALRENINFMWLSNMSIVDHNTVNRFRTHKLEAAFKNIFSQVVLLLAEEGLVSLKQVFVDGTKIEAQAGRYTFVWANAIKTNKEKMLRQLEELWKYAQSVAKEEDKDPEPPGFKEISKEKIRQTAENINAKLKGSGGKTDSDKKAKAKLNYIKKNFEKNLDKYEAQEAILAERNSYSKTDEDATFMRMKDDHMMNGQLKPAYNAQISTENQIIVNYTIHQQTNDINTLERHLENFEKLFGKKRMEELEELTADAGYGSEQNYELLEQNNITPFVKYNTFDKEQNARYQAKHKIFSKENLHYNGEDDFYVCPMGQKMEKTHESTRKTKTGYPQKLSHYQAKNCDGCPIRGVCHSSKENRSIERNHHLEDYKEKIRKLLNSEKGIKKRKQRSVEVEPVFAHLKHCNNFKRFTLKGLKKVELEFGLHALAHNLRKKVA; this is encoded by the coding sequence ATGAATTTTAAGCATTACAATCAAAATCAGTTGGTTTTGTTTCCTTATAGTTTTGAGGATTTGATTCCCGAAAATCATCCTGTTCGGATCGTTAATGATATTTTGGAGAAGGTAAACATTGACCCGCTCCTGAAAGCTTACAGCAAAGAAGGAAATCCCAGTTATCATCCCGTGATGATGCTCAAGGTGATGGTTTTTGCGTATATGAACAATATTTATTCATCGCGGAAAATCGAAAAAGCGCTTCGTGAAAACATCAACTTCATGTGGCTCTCCAACATGAGCATCGTGGATCACAATACCGTGAACCGTTTTCGTACCCATAAACTTGAAGCCGCCTTCAAAAATATTTTCTCACAGGTGGTTTTGCTTTTGGCAGAAGAAGGTTTGGTGAGCCTGAAACAGGTGTTTGTAGACGGAACCAAAATTGAAGCACAGGCGGGTCGCTACACTTTTGTCTGGGCAAATGCCATCAAAACCAACAAAGAAAAAATGCTTCGTCAGCTGGAAGAGCTCTGGAAATACGCTCAAAGTGTGGCAAAGGAAGAAGATAAAGACCCTGAACCGCCGGGGTTCAAAGAGATCAGCAAAGAAAAAATCCGGCAAACGGCAGAAAATATCAATGCCAAATTAAAAGGCAGCGGGGGTAAAACCGATTCCGACAAAAAAGCCAAAGCCAAACTGAATTACATTAAAAAAAATTTTGAGAAAAACCTCGATAAATACGAAGCTCAGGAAGCTATTTTAGCAGAGCGGAATTCCTACAGCAAGACCGATGAAGATGCTACTTTCATGAGAATGAAGGACGATCACATGATGAATGGACAGCTCAAACCGGCTTATAATGCACAGATTTCCACAGAGAATCAAATCATCGTCAATTATACCATCCATCAGCAAACCAATGATATCAATACTTTGGAGCGCCATTTGGAAAATTTTGAGAAATTGTTTGGTAAAAAAAGAATGGAAGAGTTGGAAGAACTCACTGCTGATGCGGGGTACGGAAGCGAGCAGAACTACGAATTATTGGAACAGAACAATATTACACCATTTGTAAAATACAATACTTTCGACAAAGAGCAGAATGCCCGTTATCAGGCGAAACACAAGATTTTCAGCAAAGAAAATCTGCATTACAACGGGGAAGACGATTTTTACGTTTGTCCGATGGGACAAAAGATGGAAAAAACGCACGAAAGCACGCGCAAAACCAAGACCGGTTATCCTCAAAAGCTCTCCCATTATCAGGCTAAAAACTGCGATGGATGCCCAATTAGAGGCGTTTGCCACAGTTCCAAAGAAAACCGAAGCATCGAACGGAACCATCATTTGGAAGATTACAAAGAGAAAATACGAAAACTTTTAAACAGTGAAAAAGGCATTAAAAAAAGAAAACAACGCTCGGTTGAAGTAGAACCTGTGTTTGCACATCTCAAACATTGCAATAATTTTAAGCGGTTTACCCTCAAAGGTCTGAAAAAAGTAGAATTGGAGTTCGGTTTACACGCTTTAGCACACAATCTAAGAAAGAAAGTTGCCTAA
- a CDS encoding helix-turn-helix domain-containing protein yields the protein MKSNLNPEDENLLMLIAQYLEFNSQQMQLLTNWLKTNEKSFKNNLIDSAELKQQYHISDSTIYRLRKKGKLSFTKLGNKYMYSRSAIENLMEQEP from the coding sequence ATGAAATCCAACTTAAACCCCGAAGACGAGAATCTATTGATGCTGATAGCCCAATATTTAGAATTCAACAGCCAGCAAATGCAGTTGCTCACCAATTGGCTAAAAACAAATGAAAAATCTTTCAAAAATAACCTCATAGACAGTGCCGAACTCAAGCAGCAGTACCACATCAGCGACAGCACCATTTATCGCCTCAGGAAAAAGGGTAAGCTGAGTTTTACTAAATTAGGTAACAAGTATATGTACTCCCGCAGTGCTATTGAAAACCTGATGGAGCAAGAGCCTTAA
- a CDS encoding DUF6266 family protein has product MATLSKGILGGFSGKVGPVVGATWRGMDVIRSRPKSSKRTPSEKQLEQQLKFKLAISFLQPIKNIQSRFFGSGSGVKSRVNLAVSYTISEAIQMVAGLPELIYNKVLITRGELTSFQNAVLTTQPGGVLHLEWEDNSTQGDAAPKDQVSIVCYCAELNNWEIYEGIVMRSDLMADVTLPAYCLGKTMEVYAFLNNEKQTAASTSLYLGQHVVN; this is encoded by the coding sequence ATGGCAACATTAAGCAAAGGAATCCTAGGAGGATTCTCAGGTAAAGTAGGACCGGTAGTAGGCGCCACCTGGCGTGGTATGGACGTCATCCGCAGCCGTCCTAAGAGCTCCAAACGCACCCCTTCGGAAAAGCAGCTGGAGCAGCAGCTGAAGTTCAAGCTGGCCATCAGCTTTCTGCAACCGATTAAAAACATCCAGTCCCGCTTCTTCGGTTCGGGAAGTGGGGTGAAATCTCGGGTGAACCTGGCGGTGTCTTACACCATCAGCGAGGCCATCCAGATGGTGGCAGGTCTCCCGGAACTGATCTACAACAAAGTGCTGATCACCCGTGGCGAACTCACCAGTTTCCAGAATGCCGTGCTTACCACACAGCCCGGCGGCGTGCTGCACCTGGAGTGGGAGGACAACAGCACGCAGGGTGATGCCGCTCCCAAAGACCAGGTCAGCATTGTGTGTTACTGCGCAGAGCTGAATAACTGGGAGATCTACGAGGGCATTGTGATGCGCTCCGACCTGATGGCCGATGTCACGCTGCCAGCCTACTGTCTCGGCAAAACAATGGAGGTCTATGCCTTCCTGAATAACGAGAAACAGACGGCAGCCTCCACCAGTCTCTACCTCGGGCAGCACGTGGTCAATTAA
- a CDS encoding type I restriction-modification system subunit M — MATKTTAKTKSTEEILWDSANKLRGSVEPSEYKHVVLSLIFLKFANDKFLRRRQELINEHKEAFLDIPEFYQAENVFYLPEESRWTFIMENAKQENITLIVDSALKTIERTNKSLEGALPDNYFSRLGLDQSKFSALLDTINNIDTLKDEAHDIVGRVYEYFLSKFAIAEGKGKGEFYTPKSIVNLIAEMIEPYKGKIYDPSCGSGGMFVQSLKFIEKHKGNKKDVSIYGQELTNTTYKLAKMNLAIRGISSNLGNKAADTFGDDQHKDLKADYIMANPPFNLKDWRAENELTTDPRWAGYEVPPKSNANYAWILNMISKLSQNGVAGFILANGALSGGGEEYKIRKQIIENDLVEAVVILPQDMFYSTNISVTLWILNRNKNERTFEVNDGIKNYRNRKGEVLFMDLRQKGEPFEKKFIQFGEEEITAIATHYHNWQQSNWKETYQDIPEYSYSASLEDIRKKDYSLVPSKYIEFVNRDESLDYDEQMQSLQTDLKHLFEQESQLKEEVSNVFKTLGYEL, encoded by the coding sequence ATGGCAACGAAAACAACTGCAAAAACAAAAAGTACCGAAGAAATCCTGTGGGATTCTGCCAATAAATTAAGAGGTTCTGTAGAGCCTTCCGAATATAAACACGTGGTATTGAGCCTCATCTTCCTAAAGTTTGCAAATGACAAATTTTTGAGAAGAAGACAGGAACTCATCAACGAACACAAAGAAGCATTTCTGGATATTCCCGAATTCTATCAGGCGGAAAATGTCTTTTACCTGCCGGAAGAATCCCGATGGACTTTCATTATGGAAAATGCCAAGCAGGAAAATATTACCCTGATTGTAGATTCTGCCCTGAAAACCATTGAGCGTACCAACAAATCTCTGGAAGGTGCTTTGCCTGATAATTATTTTTCACGTCTAGGGCTGGATCAGTCTAAGTTCTCGGCTTTGCTGGATACGATTAACAATATTGATACCCTGAAAGACGAAGCCCACGATATTGTAGGACGTGTGTACGAATATTTCCTGAGCAAATTTGCCATTGCCGAAGGGAAAGGAAAAGGAGAATTCTATACCCCGAAATCGATTGTTAATCTGATTGCTGAAATGATAGAGCCTTACAAAGGGAAAATATATGACCCTTCCTGTGGTTCGGGCGGGATGTTTGTACAGTCGCTGAAGTTTATTGAAAAGCATAAGGGCAACAAAAAAGATGTTTCTATCTATGGTCAGGAGCTGACCAATACGACCTATAAACTCGCCAAGATGAATCTCGCTATCCGTGGGATTTCTTCTAATCTGGGAAACAAAGCGGCAGATACTTTTGGCGACGACCAGCACAAAGATCTGAAAGCCGACTATATAATGGCGAACCCACCTTTTAATTTAAAAGACTGGCGTGCGGAAAATGAACTGACCACCGACCCAAGATGGGCAGGCTATGAAGTGCCTCCAAAATCCAATGCCAATTATGCGTGGATCTTGAATATGATCTCCAAGCTTTCTCAGAATGGGGTTGCTGGATTTATTTTGGCGAACGGTGCTTTGAGTGGTGGTGGCGAAGAATATAAAATTCGGAAGCAGATTATTGAAAATGATTTGGTAGAAGCGGTGGTGATTTTACCACAAGATATGTTTTATTCGACCAATATTTCGGTGACACTTTGGATTCTAAACCGCAATAAAAATGAAAGAACTTTTGAAGTGAACGACGGGATCAAAAATTACCGTAACCGAAAGGGCGAAGTTCTGTTTATGGATTTGCGTCAGAAAGGTGAACCATTTGAAAAGAAATTTATTCAGTTTGGCGAAGAAGAGATTACTGCGATAGCGACTCATTATCACAATTGGCAACAAAGCAATTGGAAAGAAACGTATCAGGATATTCCTGAATATTCTTACAGTGCGAGTCTGGAAGACATCCGTAAAAAAGATTATTCTTTGGTACCGAGTAAATATATTGAATTCGTCAACCGTGATGAAAGTCTGGATTATGATGAGCAGATGCAAAGTTTACAGACTGATTTGAAACACTTATTTGAGCAGGAAAGCCAATTGAAAGAGGAGGTTTCCAATGTTTTTAAAACTTTGGGTTATGAGTTATAG
- a CDS encoding restriction endonuclease subunit S — MSYRKIGDLIQVVDQRNRDLAVTHLVGLTINKKFIPSVANIIGTDMANYKLIRKNQFACSTMQVRRDKKMPIALLKEFEIAIISQAYPVFEVIDENLILPDYLMLWFSRSEFDREACFHAVGGVRGSLEWEDFCGMQLPVPSTEEQRQIVAQYQSITNKIKVNEQICEKLEATAQALYKHWFVDNKSDDWEMKKIGEVSEIKAGGDRPKVYSEIETEKCFVPIFSNGVTNEGLYGFTDKAIYPEKSITISARGTIGYCVLRNKPFVGIVRLLVVTPFNKFESTYLFEFLKRIEFDNSGSVQNQLTIPQISTLEIIMPPEQTLRKYDESVMKLNNLIEMKMQENKKLTQLQSLLLSRLAVGEEEKRKIMV, encoded by the coding sequence ATGAGTTATAGAAAAATTGGAGATTTGATTCAAGTTGTAGATCAGCGGAACAGAGATTTGGCGGTTACACATCTTGTGGGATTAACGATTAATAAAAAGTTTATTCCGTCTGTTGCAAATATTATTGGGACGGATATGGCAAATTATAAATTAATAAGAAAGAATCAGTTTGCTTGTAGTACAATGCAGGTTCGCAGGGATAAAAAAATGCCAATTGCTTTACTAAAGGAATTTGAAATCGCTATTATTTCGCAAGCATATCCGGTTTTTGAAGTCATTGATGAGAATTTGATTTTGCCTGATTATCTGATGTTGTGGTTTTCCCGTTCTGAATTTGACAGAGAAGCTTGTTTTCACGCAGTTGGTGGTGTGAGGGGAAGTCTTGAATGGGAAGATTTTTGTGGAATGCAACTTCCGGTTCCTTCCACCGAAGAACAGCGACAGATTGTTGCGCAATACCAAAGCATAACCAACAAAATAAAAGTCAACGAACAGATTTGCGAAAAGTTGGAAGCTACTGCGCAGGCTTTGTATAAACATTGGTTTGTGGATAATAAATCAGATGATTGGGAAATGAAAAAAATTGGCGAAGTTTCAGAAATAAAAGCGGGAGGTGACCGACCAAAAGTTTATTCAGAGATAGAGACAGAAAAATGTTTTGTTCCAATTTTTTCAAATGGTGTTACAAATGAAGGCTTATATGGTTTTACTGATAAAGCAATTTATCCCGAAAAAAGTATTACAATATCTGCACGAGGAACTATTGGTTACTGTGTACTAAGAAATAAACCTTTTGTAGGAATAGTACGATTATTAGTGGTTACACCTTTCAATAAATTCGAATCAACATATCTTTTCGAATTTTTGAAAAGAATTGAATTTGATAATTCGGGCTCAGTTCAAAATCAACTTACTATACCACAGATTTCAACCTTAGAAATTATAATGCCACCAGAACAAACATTAAGAAAGTACGATGAAAGCGTTATGAAACTTAATAATTTGATTGAAATGAAAATGCAAGAAAATAAAAAACTCACCCAACTGCAAAGTTTGTTGTTGTCGCGGTTGGCGGTTGGGGAGGAAGAAAAGAGAAAGATAATGGTATAA
- a CDS encoding ATP-binding protein produces the protein MKLHSIKLKNFRSYKEETEIKINDLTVFVGKNDIGKSTILEALDVFFNEGKGNGVIKLDKDDINKSALAEGDNVISITAVFSELPNPIVIDTTNETSFEAEYLLNSDGKLEIIKKYPNAGSAKVYIKANHPTNADCADLLLKKITDYRRIIQQHNIECENNTINAVMRSAIWNHFSTDLQLQEIEIDTSKEDAKNIWEKIQQYLPQYCLFQSDRKNSDNDSEVQDPLKKAVAQILADQEITAMFEDIAQRVSQRLTEVSDSTLEKLREMNPDIASSLNPIIPVASALKWVDVFKSVSITGDENIPVNKRGSGVKRLILLNFFRAEAERRMTTGNSQSIIYAIEEPETSQHTDHQKILIRAFLELSQANRTQVLLTTHSSTVVKGLSFDHLRLVSKNEHGHKLIEQVIPHQLPYPSLNEINFVAFRDLTEEYHNELHGYIEAEELWNDYKNGKTTITYNKTFRGNTSVHQIILTEYIRHQIHHPENTLNPRFTFEQLEDSVNLMRDFILSQRN, from the coding sequence ATGAAACTACACTCAATCAAACTTAAAAACTTTAGAAGCTATAAAGAAGAAACGGAAATCAAGATAAATGATTTAACCGTTTTTGTTGGGAAAAACGATATTGGTAAATCAACAATATTGGAAGCTTTGGATGTTTTTTTTAATGAGGGAAAGGGTAATGGTGTTATAAAGTTGGATAAAGATGATATTAATAAGTCTGCTCTTGCAGAAGGAGATAATGTCATTTCTATTACGGCTGTATTTTCTGAATTACCTAATCCTATTGTTATAGATACGACTAATGAAACTTCTTTTGAAGCAGAATATCTTTTGAATTCGGATGGTAAATTAGAAATTATAAAAAAATATCCCAATGCAGGATCTGCAAAAGTTTATATAAAAGCAAATCATCCTACTAATGCAGATTGTGCAGATTTATTATTAAAGAAAATAACCGATTACAGGAGGATTATTCAACAGCATAATATTGAATGTGAAAACAATACAATCAATGCAGTAATGAGAAGCGCTATTTGGAATCATTTTTCGACTGATTTACAATTGCAGGAAATTGAAATAGATACATCTAAAGAAGATGCTAAGAATATCTGGGAAAAGATACAGCAATACCTTCCTCAATATTGTTTATTTCAATCTGACCGAAAAAATAGTGATAATGATAGTGAGGTTCAGGATCCTTTGAAAAAAGCAGTTGCGCAGATTCTTGCAGATCAAGAAATAACAGCGATGTTTGAAGATATTGCCCAACGAGTTTCGCAAAGACTGACAGAAGTTTCGGATTCTACATTAGAAAAACTAAGAGAAATGAATCCTGATATTGCGAGTAGTTTAAATCCAATTATCCCAGTTGCAAGTGCTTTGAAATGGGTTGATGTTTTTAAAAGTGTTTCTATTACTGGAGATGAGAATATACCTGTAAATAAAAGGGGAAGTGGCGTTAAAAGACTTATTCTATTAAATTTTTTCCGAGCTGAAGCCGAAAGAAGAATGACTACTGGGAATTCTCAATCTATTATTTATGCTATTGAAGAACCCGAAACATCTCAGCACACAGACCATCAAAAAATACTTATCAGAGCATTTTTAGAACTTTCACAAGCAAACAGGACACAAGTTCTTTTAACAACTCATAGCTCAACAGTAGTTAAAGGATTATCTTTTGATCATTTGCGTTTGGTTTCTAAAAACGAGCACGGTCATAAACTTATTGAGCAGGTAATTCCACATCAACTTCCATATCCATCGTTAAATGAAATTAATTTTGTAGCGTTCCGTGATTTAACGGAAGAATATCATAATGAATTGCACGGTTATATTGAGGCAGAGGAATTATGGAACGATTATAAAAATGGAAAAACGACTATCACTTACAATAAAACATTTAGAGGTAATACAAGCGTACATCAAATAATCTTAACGGAATATATTAGACATCAAATTCATCATCCAGAGAATACTTTGAATCCAAGATTCACTTTTGAACAATTGGAGGATTCAGTTAATTTAATGAGAGATTTTATTCTTAGTCAAAGAAATTAA